Proteins encoded together in one Candidatus Xianfuyuplasma coldseepsis window:
- a CDS encoding type I restriction endonuclease subunit R has product MGVKVFYESDVEEAALQWLEELGYNIEFGPNISFDGEYPERDSYEEVILIERLREALLRINDTVPRQVIEDAIREITIPKQVSLIANNHAFHKMINEGVTVLHKEEDGSTVYPNIQLFDFENIENNDFLAVNQFTVVENRVEKRPDIVLFVNGLPLVVFELKTPSDEKVTVHHAYRQIKNYQKSISNLFVYNAFNVISDGHVAKAGTITSNEEWYMSWRTIDGINIAPKVLPQLETLLKGMFRKDIFMDIIKQFILFQENNNDYNKILAGYHQYHAVNTALESTYTATSEDGDRRIGVIWHTQGSGKSLSMVFYAGKMVISQELSNPTIVVITDRNDLDDQLFSTFSKSKDLLRSYPQQAESRDHLKELLDGRDSGGIIFTTIHKFAPNEEGLVTPLTERKNVIVMADEAHRSQYGFKAEVVKTKEEAYEKYGYAKHMRDSLPNASYIGFTGTPIETTDKNTRAVFGDYIDVYDMTRAVEDGTTVKIYYESRIARIDFTEEYELIDENYDDITEYQEDVQKEGLKRKWARLEAIVGAEPRIKVVAKDLVEHFEKRQASMETEVGKGMIVAMSRRIAVELHDAIIALRPDWLSDELMKGKIKVVMTGSSSDPEHWQTHIGNKQTRDTLSRRMKDNDDELQLVIVRDMWLTGFDVPSLHTMYVDKPMQGHNLMQAIARVNRVFKEKQGGLIVDYIGIAESLKKALSQYTDSDREQTGVDTELAVSVMMEKLELVRELLHGFDYSLYFKGRQTDKLKIIMATIDYIVGLSIKRKEDYIKLTSELTKAYSLCATTETAEKHNVEIGFYKSVRAGIIKLTTDNNKKKSRDQLDRELNQLISKSLKSDKVIDIMSEIGLAKPDISILSDEFLEEFKNMDHKNVAVELLKRLIQGKIRAFSRKTVVQSRLFSEMLEDSLAKYHKRLIDSTIVIEELIALAKDITKAAEAGKESGLTEDEYAFYQALASNIKAQEVMGIDVLKDIAKELTVKIKASTTVDWNIRDSVRAKMRFEIKVLLKKYKYPPDDPTDPNNYDRSVKLIMEQTELVCENEVQYGL; this is encoded by the coding sequence ATGGGAGTAAAAGTATTTTATGAGTCGGATGTAGAGGAAGCTGCTTTACAGTGGCTAGAAGAATTAGGATACAATATTGAGTTTGGTCCTAATATCTCATTTGACGGGGAATATCCTGAAAGGGATTCATATGAAGAAGTAATATTAATTGAGCGCTTACGAGAAGCGCTTCTTCGTATTAATGATACAGTTCCAAGACAAGTCATTGAAGATGCGATTAGAGAGATCACCATTCCTAAACAAGTATCTTTGATTGCTAATAATCATGCCTTTCATAAGATGATTAATGAGGGAGTTACTGTCCTACATAAAGAAGAGGATGGAAGCACAGTATATCCAAACATCCAACTCTTTGACTTTGAGAATATTGAGAACAATGACTTCCTTGCTGTGAATCAATTCACTGTTGTTGAGAACAGAGTTGAAAAACGTCCTGATATAGTTCTTTTTGTCAATGGTTTACCATTGGTTGTCTTCGAACTTAAAACACCTTCGGATGAGAAGGTGACAGTTCATCATGCTTACAGACAAATCAAGAACTATCAAAAATCTATTAGTAATTTATTTGTCTACAACGCATTCAATGTTATTAGTGATGGACACGTAGCTAAAGCTGGTACGATTACTTCAAATGAAGAATGGTATATGTCTTGGCGTACAATAGATGGTATTAATATTGCTCCTAAAGTATTACCTCAACTAGAAACCTTACTAAAAGGTATGTTCCGTAAAGATATCTTTATGGATATTATCAAACAGTTCATCTTGTTCCAAGAGAACAACAATGACTACAATAAGATATTAGCTGGATACCATCAGTACCATGCTGTGAATACTGCATTAGAAAGCACTTATACTGCTACTAGTGAAGATGGGGATAGACGTATTGGAGTTATATGGCATACACAAGGTAGTGGTAAATCACTATCTATGGTCTTCTATGCTGGTAAGATGGTAATCTCACAAGAACTATCAAATCCAACTATTGTTGTAATAACAGATCGAAATGATCTAGATGATCAATTGTTCTCTACGTTCTCTAAGTCAAAAGATTTATTACGTTCCTATCCACAACAAGCAGAATCAAGAGACCATCTAAAAGAACTATTAGATGGTAGAGATTCAGGAGGTATCATCTTTACTACTATACATAAGTTTGCTCCTAACGAAGAAGGGTTAGTGACACCTTTAACAGAACGTAAGAACGTTATTGTTATGGCTGATGAGGCACATCGAAGCCAGTATGGTTTTAAAGCTGAAGTTGTAAAAACAAAAGAAGAGGCATATGAGAAGTATGGCTATGCCAAACACATGCGTGACAGCCTTCCAAATGCCTCATATATTGGTTTTACTGGTACACCAATAGAAACTACTGACAAGAACACAAGAGCAGTCTTTGGAGACTATATTGACGTCTATGATATGACCCGTGCAGTGGAAGATGGAACAACCGTTAAAATCTACTACGAAAGCCGCATAGCGAGAATTGACTTCACTGAAGAATACGAGCTTATAGATGAGAATTATGATGATATAACCGAATACCAAGAAGATGTCCAAAAAGAAGGTCTCAAACGTAAATGGGCACGGTTAGAAGCAATTGTTGGAGCTGAACCTAGAATTAAGGTTGTAGCTAAAGATCTTGTAGAACATTTTGAAAAACGTCAAGCTTCTATGGAAACCGAAGTTGGAAAAGGTATGATCGTAGCTATGAGTCGTAGAATTGCTGTTGAACTACATGATGCAATTATTGCACTAAGGCCTGATTGGCTTTCAGATGAGTTGATGAAAGGTAAAATAAAAGTCGTTATGACAGGTAGTTCTTCAGATCCTGAGCATTGGCAAACACATATCGGTAATAAACAAACTAGAGATACATTATCTAGACGTATGAAAGACAATGACGATGAACTACAACTCGTAATAGTACGTGATATGTGGCTTACAGGATTTGATGTTCCAAGTTTACATACCATGTATGTTGATAAACCTATGCAAGGACATAACTTAATGCAAGCAATCGCACGAGTGAATCGTGTGTTTAAAGAGAAACAAGGTGGACTTATTGTTGACTATATAGGTATTGCAGAAAGTCTTAAAAAAGCTCTATCTCAATATACAGATAGTGATAGAGAACAAACTGGAGTAGATACAGAACTAGCTGTTTCTGTTATGATGGAGAAACTGGAACTGGTGCGAGAATTACTTCATGGGTTCGACTACTCTCTATATTTCAAAGGTAGACAGACAGATAAACTCAAAATCATTATGGCTACAATAGACTATATTGTTGGTTTATCGATTAAGAGAAAAGAAGATTATATCAAACTAACTTCAGAACTCACAAAAGCTTACTCTCTTTGTGCTACTACTGAAACAGCAGAGAAGCACAATGTTGAGATAGGTTTCTATAAGTCTGTAAGAGCGGGAATTATCAAACTTACTACTGATAACAATAAAAAGAAATCAAGAGACCAACTCGATAGAGAGTTGAATCAATTGATTTCTAAGTCCTTAAAATCTGACAAGGTTATAGATATTATGTCTGAAATAGGTTTAGCTAAACCTGATATCTCTATCCTATCAGATGAGTTCTTAGAAGAGTTCAAGAACATGGATCATAAGAATGTTGCAGTTGAACTTCTCAAACGTCTTATCCAAGGTAAGATCAGAGCATTTTCACGCAAAACAGTGGTTCAGTCAAGATTGTTCTCTGAAATGTTAGAGGATTCCCTAGCTAAATATCACAAGAGACTTATTGATTCTACTATAGTCATTGAAGAATTGATAGCCTTAGCAAAAGATATTACTAAAGCTGCTGAAGCTGGTAAAGAATCTGGACTCACTGAAGATGAATATGCATTCTATCAAGCACTTGCATCAAACATCAAGGCTCAAGAGGTAATGGGTATTGATGTCCTCAAAGATATTGCCAAAGAGCTAACTGTTAAAATTAAAGCAAGCACTACCGTAGACTGGAACATTAGAGATTCAGTTAGAGCTAAAATGAGATTCGAAATCAAAGTGCTACTTAAGAAATACAAGTATCCACCAGATGATCCAACAGACCCAAACAACTACGATCGATCAGTGAAATTGATTATGGAACAAACTGAATTGGTGTGTGAAAATGAGGTACAATATGGCTTATAA
- a CDS encoding helix-turn-helix domain-containing protein, protein MNTVEIGKFIKEQLRLKGHTQENLADYLGISKQAVSQNLSGKSSFEISNLMMIAEFLDVKVDDILYAGSERETMLSKFYNQDIDKINPDLAPEQPDSNGKTLLDYCIESNDLEKFKFLFSKQLIIESLNNNPRFVAFLIKNNDLKLLQSSFRTPIKDEEGNVVSYHHGKLEIPRLSERSGSLRIGKKILPMYANLSENMKEYVSAVLACTNDETLKLIPELRLVRMGDRGVPKLVQVAIEKDVVHILKYFLDRSKYNVNKDMFDFAINYEATECAKFLYDNYDLKTVENLLKINDRAYVQDRVSNMNLNKHQMSNGIIDAVKANDLMAVKALINIVDKKSLDLALEEVNFEDGLAIAKVLLDAGAVFSIPNAYDSNHRFNLNSVTSAVKFLMDKVDESED, encoded by the coding sequence ATGAACACAGTTGAAATTGGAAAATTTATCAAAGAGCAACTCAGATTAAAGGGACATACACAAGAGAATTTGGCTGATTATCTTGGTATATCCAAACAAGCAGTATCTCAGAATTTAAGTGGTAAGAGTTCATTTGAGATCTCGAACCTAATGATGATTGCAGAGTTTCTAGATGTAAAAGTGGATGACATCCTATATGCTGGTTCAGAGCGAGAAACAATGTTAAGCAAGTTTTATAACCAAGACATTGATAAAATCAATCCAGATTTGGCTCCTGAACAGCCTGATAGTAATGGTAAGACATTATTAGACTATTGTATTGAGAGTAACGATTTAGAGAAATTCAAATTTCTCTTTTCTAAACAACTTATCATTGAGTCACTGAATAACAATCCTCGATTTGTTGCATTTCTTATTAAGAACAACGATTTGAAATTACTACAGTCGAGTTTCCGTACTCCGATAAAAGATGAAGAAGGCAATGTTGTTAGTTATCATCATGGTAAATTAGAGATACCTAGATTATCAGAGAGAAGCGGTTCGCTAAGAATAGGTAAGAAAATTTTACCCATGTATGCAAACCTCTCAGAGAATATGAAGGAATACGTTTCTGCCGTTCTAGCTTGTACCAATGACGAGACATTAAAACTTATTCCCGAATTAAGATTAGTGAGAATGGGAGACAGGGGTGTCCCTAAACTAGTTCAGGTTGCAATAGAGAAAGATGTAGTACATATTCTTAAGTACTTCCTCGATAGAAGCAAATATAATGTGAACAAGGACATGTTTGACTTTGCGATTAATTATGAGGCTACAGAGTGTGCTAAGTTCCTATATGATAACTATGATCTAAAGACTGTTGAGAATCTCTTGAAAATTAATGATCGAGCATACGTTCAAGATAGAGTATCTAATATGAATCTTAACAAACATCAGATGTCCAATGGAATCATTGATGCAGTAAAAGCAAACGACTTGATGGCTGTCAAAGCATTGATCAACATAGTTGATAAGAAATCTCTAGATCTAGCCTTAGAAGAAGTGAATTTTGAAGATGGACTTGCTATTGCTAAAGTACTACTTGATGCTGGAGCAGTGTTCAGTATCCCAAATGCATATGATAGTAATCATAGATTCAATTTGAACTCAGTTACATCTGCTGTAAAGTTCCTTATGGATAAAGTGGATGAATCAGAAGATTAG
- a CDS encoding class I SAM-dependent methyltransferase produces MSSYNKYYKKANYFGKPYPELIRYFDRFDRSSMILDVGCGQGRDTLELGRMGFSVRGIDISDVGINQLNEIATKEKLDVVGEVTDYKDFASFQEYDIILMNSMFHFYKNDIAEETRSINRIIDKMKNNARFVLIVQESGFRVKHLNEIITKSKHCLEVDYQETFLYQEFNSYFHFVSIKKVTI; encoded by the coding sequence ATGTCTTCATATAATAAGTACTATAAAAAGGCTAATTATTTTGGAAAACCATATCCTGAATTAATACGTTATTTTGATCGATTTGATCGATCGAGTATGATATTAGATGTAGGTTGTGGACAAGGGAGGGATACTCTAGAGTTAGGTCGTATGGGATTTTCTGTAAGAGGAATAGATATATCCGATGTTGGAATCAATCAATTAAATGAGATCGCAACGAAAGAGAAATTAGATGTCGTTGGTGAAGTCACAGATTATAAAGATTTTGCGAGTTTCCAAGAATACGATATCATTTTAATGAATTCGATGTTTCATTTTTATAAAAACGATATTGCCGAGGAAACAAGGTCCATTAATCGAATTATCGATAAGATGAAGAATAACGCGCGATTCGTTCTCATTGTACAAGAGAGTGGTTTTAGAGTTAAGCATTTGAATGAAATTATTACGAAATCAAAGCACTGTTTAGAAGTGGATTATCAAGAGACCTTTTTGTATCAAGAGTTTAATTCATATTTTCACTTCGTTTCCATCAAAAAAGTAACTATTTGA
- a CDS encoding SHOCT domain-containing protein produces the protein MLVGTMFKKGTREMVLPLEFDDAFNLCINAGNDIGKVVSNNRGIGSIVIKCPMKFFPPLNPAKLRITFSRVEDGTKVNIQADSMDGSVGFQSAPRWIDKYLESMNTRFSRIDKSKHFKPKIQKQDTDVTERLEKLTSLRDKGIITEDEYNTKRKQIIDDL, from the coding sequence ATGTTAGTAGGTACAATGTTTAAAAAGGGGACTAGAGAAATGGTCCTACCTTTAGAATTTGATGATGCATTTAACTTATGCATAAATGCTGGTAACGACATTGGTAAGGTAGTTAGCAACAATAGGGGAATTGGTTCAATAGTAATTAAGTGCCCAATGAAATTCTTTCCTCCATTGAATCCTGCCAAGTTAAGAATTACTTTTAGTCGAGTTGAAGATGGAACGAAAGTTAATATTCAAGCTGACTCAATGGATGGATCTGTTGGATTCCAATCAGCACCTAGATGGATTGATAAATATCTTGAATCTATGAACACAAGATTTAGTAGGATAGATAAATCCAAACACTTTAAACCGAAAATTCAGAAGCAAGATACTGACGTTACTGAGCGACTAGAAAAGTTAACTTCTTTAAGAGACAAAGGTATTATCACTGAGGATGAATACAACACTAAAAGAAAACAAATAATTGATGATTTATAG
- a CDS encoding ATPase domain-containing protein, with translation MKKTTSFNKDLFKKSLVNSLSNYKEGSKQQVERTPKYSTGIIPLDDLLEGGFPMGSIVGFGSEAGVGKTTILLQACANIVKKYNKTVYYIDVENGAKLDLIYKMEYTDMLYHPESNPEGRFYLLSFKTIQDIVSFINQAAKGQDTAVIVIDSVTQVVDEESKEKDDLDVSNKQKGKIATMWSKASRALNTIIGDSDISLIMVHQARQKLNDFNPKTTSAGGNALKHITSVELWAKKGKYINEKYVTVDKASNSIGFNVKLQSLKSRCGDSDSSRNLVLFKGKGAVNVFAVKEWLEEYQYYDKKKEEYIPYFTKNDPWKTYNIPQLSIYIKERSYTKILEQLNYHRDELIPYVIQQLESNW, from the coding sequence ATGAAAAAGACGACATCCTTCAATAAAGATTTGTTTAAAAAAAGTTTAGTTAATAGTTTAAGTAATTATAAAGAGGGTTCTAAACAACAAGTAGAGCGCACTCCTAAGTATTCTACTGGAATAATTCCTTTGGATGATTTACTTGAAGGTGGTTTCCCAATGGGAAGCATAGTTGGCTTTGGTTCAGAAGCCGGTGTAGGAAAAACAACCATACTTTTACAAGCTTGTGCAAACATTGTTAAGAAGTACAACAAGACTGTTTACTACATTGATGTTGAGAATGGAGCAAAACTAGACTTGATCTACAAAATGGAATACACAGATATGTTGTACCATCCTGAATCAAATCCAGAAGGCAGGTTTTATCTACTATCATTCAAAACTATACAAGACATTGTGAGTTTTATTAACCAGGCTGCGAAAGGTCAAGATACTGCCGTAATTGTAATTGATTCTGTAACACAAGTTGTGGATGAAGAATCCAAAGAGAAAGATGATTTGGATGTATCTAATAAACAAAAGGGAAAAATCGCAACAATGTGGTCTAAAGCATCAAGAGCTTTGAACACTATTATCGGTGACTCTGACATTAGTCTAATCATGGTTCATCAAGCAAGACAAAAACTAAACGACTTCAACCCTAAAACCACTTCTGCTGGTGGGAATGCTCTAAAACATATCACCTCAGTTGAGTTATGGGCAAAAAAGGGGAAATACATAAACGAGAAATATGTAACAGTTGACAAGGCGTCAAACTCAATAGGTTTCAATGTTAAACTTCAGAGTTTGAAGTCTAGATGTGGAGATTCGGACTCTTCAAGAAATCTAGTACTTTTCAAGGGTAAAGGCGCTGTTAATGTTTTTGCTGTAAAGGAATGGCTTGAAGAGTATCAGTATTATGATAAAAAGAAAGAGGAATACATCCCGTACTTCACTAAAAACGACCCTTGGAAGACATACAACATTCCTCAGTTAAGTATCTACATTAAGGAGAGATCTTATACAAAAATTCTTGAGCAGCTAAACTACCATAGAGATGAACTTATTCCATATGTTATACAACAACTCGAATCAAATTGGTAG
- a CDS encoding abortive infection system antitoxin AbiGi family protein, with the protein MAYKTNSLFHFTRDIDTIISILEHGFIPFYNKEQIDDLFGFEEELFDSELIDELGSSTFPMVCFCDIPLTSIKEHKTKYGGIAIGMKQSWGLHNGLTPLWYYSSEMPIYTEMRLLVAKVTDSREYQMSKEVLDGDSLYLQTNALNYLRLMKTYSKPMIIRKDDKVTRYYLENEWRFVPNKNVFEDTTGKSLFIWEEQMNLFNKDIRDDLKSAFKLKLDIKDIEYIIVDNKSDIEILIKKIRDWSKERKYKEESIDLLLTKIISLSHISADF; encoded by the coding sequence ATGGCTTATAAAACTAACTCATTGTTTCATTTTACAAGAGATATAGACACTATTATAAGTATTTTAGAACATGGATTTATACCCTTCTATAATAAAGAACAAATTGATGATTTATTTGGGTTTGAGGAAGAATTATTTGATTCTGAATTAATAGATGAACTAGGATCGAGTACCTTCCCAATGGTATGCTTTTGTGATATCCCATTAACAAGCATAAAAGAACACAAAACAAAATATGGTGGAATTGCCATTGGAATGAAGCAATCTTGGGGTTTGCATAATGGGTTGACCCCACTTTGGTATTATAGCTCAGAGATGCCTATATACACTGAGATGAGATTATTGGTGGCAAAAGTGACAGATTCAAGAGAATATCAAATGTCTAAAGAGGTACTAGATGGAGATTCTTTATATCTACAAACAAATGCTCTAAACTACCTAAGATTGATGAAAACTTATTCAAAACCAATGATAATCAGGAAAGATGATAAGGTTACTAGGTACTATCTAGAAAATGAATGGAGATTCGTACCGAATAAGAATGTGTTTGAAGATACGACAGGCAAAAGTTTGTTCATTTGGGAAGAACAGATGAACCTGTTCAACAAAGATATTCGTGATGACTTAAAAAGTGCCTTCAAGTTAAAACTTGATATTAAAGATATTGAATATATTATTGTTGATAATAAAAGCGATATTGAAATTCTCATAAAGAAGATTAGAGACTGGTCGAAAGAAAGAAAGTATAAAGAGGAGTCTATTGATTTGTTGCTAACCAAAATAATTTCTCTTTCACATATAAGTGCAGATTTTTAG
- a CDS encoding PIN domain-containing protein, whose amino-acid sequence MENAIVIDTNFLIEQRKDNYITRFIVECKKQYDVFVPEIVVKEIKNIKARDIKKSYEKIEVLKEELVEYVEINNKVNLEDKIILYEKSLDKYIDHHFKDKVISYNKKKMLDKLLERDRYKLPPFNSNENASDKGFKDSMIWISLLEYFEMKKYQNLYFITSDKGFLNNSNALKTEFLDETNFSMSIIDGGQLNKLEKELQITIDYDEENKDSIEESPLDKTKPEINYDELRQQALDSMVSIFYDRLEIWNGDVHFEPRFNVYNEFSIASIKEILDNLNILIKRNWFEHSVRAEDLFDSLDIKVKCNVGIPVEDIKVLNKIYEALKDKNEELLDALIHSFQNKLLEVRINEKKPVYIEVSEDDLPF is encoded by the coding sequence ATGGAAAATGCTATTGTAATAGATACAAATTTTCTAATAGAACAACGAAAGGACAATTACATAACAAGATTTATAGTAGAGTGTAAAAAACAATATGATGTTTTTGTCCCTGAAATTGTTGTTAAAGAGATTAAGAACATTAAAGCAAGAGACATAAAAAAATCTTATGAAAAAATAGAGGTACTAAAAGAAGAGTTAGTAGAGTATGTTGAGATAAATAATAAAGTAAATCTTGAAGACAAGATAATACTTTATGAGAAGTCACTTGATAAATATATTGATCATCATTTTAAGGATAAAGTTATCAGCTACAATAAGAAAAAGATGCTTGACAAGTTACTTGAAAGAGATCGATATAAGTTACCACCTTTCAACAGCAATGAGAATGCAAGCGACAAAGGTTTTAAAGATAGTATGATATGGATTAGTCTTCTAGAGTACTTTGAAATGAAGAAATATCAAAACCTATACTTTATAACATCCGACAAAGGATTTCTAAACAACTCTAATGCTTTGAAAACTGAGTTTCTAGATGAAACTAATTTTTCAATGTCAATAATAGATGGAGGGCAGCTTAATAAGCTAGAGAAAGAACTTCAAATAACCATTGATTACGATGAAGAAAACAAAGATTCCATCGAAGAATCTCCTTTAGATAAAACTAAACCAGAGATTAATTATGATGAGTTGAGACAACAGGCTTTAGATAGTATGGTAAGTATATTTTATGATAGATTAGAAATTTGGAATGGAGATGTTCATTTTGAACCCCGATTTAATGTCTATAATGAATTTAGTATTGCATCAATTAAAGAGATTTTAGACAATCTAAACATATTGATAAAAAGGAATTGGTTTGAACATTCTGTTAGAGCTGAAGATCTTTTTGATTCCTTAGATATAAAAGTTAAATGCAATGTTGGAATTCCTGTTGAAGATATCAAAGTTTTAAATAAAATATACGAAGCATTGAAAGACAAAAATGAAGAATTATTGGATGCATTAATACATTCTTTTCAAAACAAACTACTTGAAGTACGTATTAATGAAAAGAAACCTGTTTATATTGAAGTGTCGGAAGATGATCTGCCATTCTAA
- a CDS encoding single-stranded DNA-binding protein → MLNQVILVGKVTGIYDFVTSAGNPEELLISLLVTNVNETENHTDEINVRLSRHLSNAIKEHIEVGSMIGVKAHLEIIVKDLTVVADKVTFISLDKTKDIDYDKYIDGANEV, encoded by the coding sequence ATGTTGAATCAAGTCATTTTGGTAGGTAAGGTTACTGGTATATATGACTTTGTTACTAGTGCTGGAAATCCTGAAGAGTTATTAATCTCGTTGTTGGTTACTAATGTAAACGAAACAGAAAACCACACTGATGAGATTAATGTAAGACTATCTAGGCATTTATCAAATGCTATTAAAGAACATATCGAGGTTGGAAGCATGATCGGAGTTAAGGCACACTTAGAGATCATCGTAAAAGACTTAACAGTTGTAGCTGATAAGGTTACTTTTATCAGTCTTGATAAAACCAAAGACATCGATTATGACAAGTACATTGATGGAGCTAACGAAGTCTAA
- a CDS encoding ribonuclease domain-containing protein, protein MNARRYKTYTDYDHVAMYILEYDELPSNYVPKSQGVAPGEYDVTVYAVYDNTRDPVLLPDGYSYTEAYINATTDDVGAERFVFSSEQLFYTNDHYASFIEVTRWDLLGSHYIFLSFFWISITGSGVVTIVLVRKGYLTLDVIKTDVKQDFLVLQNIVKVTIKKIKSPKKSNTENTDDTVQ, encoded by the coding sequence GTGAATGCTAGACGTTATAAAACATATACTGATTATGATCATGTCGCAATGTATATACTAGAGTATGATGAATTGCCTAGCAATTACGTGCCTAAGTCACAAGGAGTTGCTCCTGGGGAATACGATGTAACAGTTTATGCTGTATACGACAATACTAGAGATCCAGTTTTACTACCAGACGGATATTCATATACTGAAGCATATATCAATGCCACAACAGATGATGTTGGTGCTGAGCGATTTGTTTTCTCAAGTGAGCAGTTATTTTATACCAACGATCATTATGCTTCATTCATTGAAGTTACTAGATGGGATTTACTTGGCTCTCATTATATCTTCCTATCATTCTTTTGGATTTCGATAACAGGTAGTGGTGTAGTAACAATAGTACTGGTTCGTAAAGGATACTTAACTCTAGATGTAATAAAGACAGATGTCAAACAAGATTTTCTGGTTCTACAAAACATAGTGAAAGTGACAATCAAGAAAATAAAATCACCTAAGAAGTCAAATACAGAGAATACAGATGATACAGTTCAATAG